In Longimicrobiales bacterium, a genomic segment contains:
- a CDS encoding carotenoid biosynthesis protein, with protein MVANASIGWTWTEKAALWALLGFTLVAVLGYGVYGLHPQFIPPSEFGFKLFAISFQLFARIHIALAALVLFLVLFRRLGTTWLLPFGLVYGLSFCAEHIGTGYGVPFGGYEYTGLLGAKLGGRVPFLIPISWFLMALPSWVLARHALRGPDQALGRIALASMWLVVWDLALDPAMSFLTPYWMWEDPGSYYGMPLINLLGWYVTGVALMAVIEGFSSRVRWLDLDTRWMAAYYGAMLAMPLGMLIAAGLWLGVVVTLVAVASASWLTARLGGRETAGRVEPAYSPGGASV; from the coding sequence ATGGTAGCGAACGCGTCGATAGGATGGACTTGGACGGAAAAAGCCGCGTTGTGGGCTCTCCTCGGGTTCACGCTTGTGGCAGTGCTCGGGTATGGAGTCTACGGGCTCCATCCACAGTTCATCCCGCCGAGCGAATTTGGCTTCAAGCTGTTTGCCATCTCGTTTCAACTATTCGCCCGCATTCACATCGCCCTGGCCGCCCTGGTTCTATTCCTGGTTCTGTTTCGCAGGCTCGGCACTACCTGGTTGCTTCCCTTCGGATTGGTCTACGGGCTGAGTTTCTGCGCGGAGCACATCGGCACGGGCTACGGCGTTCCGTTCGGTGGGTACGAATACACCGGCCTTCTGGGGGCCAAGCTGGGCGGGCGGGTCCCGTTCCTGATTCCGATCAGTTGGTTCCTGATGGCCTTGCCATCCTGGGTACTTGCCAGGCACGCGCTCCGAGGTCCAGACCAGGCCCTGGGTCGGATTGCCCTCGCTTCCATGTGGCTGGTCGTGTGGGATCTCGCCCTCGACCCGGCGATGAGTTTCCTCACCCCTTATTGGATGTGGGAGGACCCAGGGTCCTACTACGGTATGCCACTCATTAACCTGTTGGGGTGGTACGTGACCGGAGTCGCCCTGATGGCTGTGATCGAGGGCTTCTCGTCCCGCGTTCGTTGGCTGGATCTCGATACGCGCTGGATGGCCGCCTACTACGGCGCGATGCTCGCCATGCCGCTCGGGATGCTCATCGCCGCCGGACTCTGGCTGGGCGTCGTCGTGACGCTCGTCGCGGTGGCATCGGCCTCATGGCTGACCGCACGTCTGGGTGGTCGTGAGACCGCCGGCCGAGTCGAACCAGCCTACTCCCCTGGAGGCGCCAGCGTATGA
- a CDS encoding squalene/phytoene synthase family protein yields MISFGDVRNMDADGALRIVRRELEAVSDVLRSEGLPTPTLEGKILRPLIAYAFVPPEARGQLDRRFWLGALAIQMVHEASLLHDDILDDAAERRGRPTMHTDQGVGPALVQGDHLLTAAYAVSLKTGSIEFIERFVHAVERTVAGEIGQARAAGVISDEQTYRKIIAGKSGELLGAAACLGAALSESGELDARVAVGRRIGSLYQQVDDLLDYCSAGHSGKPPLQDYRQGKWTWVLGEAQVSDFGLPHEQVAEAIFGQSGQGPSVAERVIKVLEEARDELVPDAAWMRACPILLESILNGWVDAARSGVRAQVQSLGTSDPQKLQTVADPEAGASYHAPSVEAVVFETARRAGGPDAWRAYFTRHARTFSLAARLFPPGPARQVEGLYAYCRVTDDLVDDPIVPASNDVLQCRLDLWRTLSKAAYEGDRTGVPVLDFVMKEASLASVDWLYPEALLDGVEMDLTECRYEDWKALERYTFGVAGSVGGWMTQLFGITDPETLDRAHALGHALQLTNIARDVGEDLKRGRVYLPRVLLNRHGFSTDDLHSWQVIGGPVPGSYRAAVEELLTVADNYYEVARPGISGLPMFFRRPVAAAAEAYRGIGQEIRRNGHDNLNHRAYTRAGRKLILGARGILMARQYAGQRRRRHGGITT; encoded by the coding sequence ATGATCAGCTTCGGCGATGTCAGGAACATGGACGCGGATGGCGCATTGCGGATCGTACGGCGAGAGCTCGAAGCCGTCTCGGATGTTCTACGAAGCGAGGGACTGCCAACACCTACGCTCGAGGGAAAGATCCTGCGGCCCCTCATTGCGTACGCGTTCGTGCCGCCGGAGGCACGCGGCCAACTCGACCGGCGCTTCTGGCTTGGTGCCCTCGCGATTCAGATGGTACATGAGGCTTCGCTGCTACACGATGACATTCTCGACGATGCTGCCGAGCGACGTGGGCGGCCCACCATGCACACCGACCAGGGGGTCGGTCCCGCGCTGGTCCAGGGAGATCACCTCCTCACGGCGGCATACGCGGTGTCACTCAAAACCGGGTCCATCGAGTTCATCGAGCGCTTCGTCCATGCGGTGGAGCGGACTGTAGCTGGAGAGATCGGGCAGGCTCGAGCCGCGGGAGTGATCAGCGATGAGCAAACGTATCGGAAGATCATTGCCGGGAAGTCCGGGGAGCTTCTCGGCGCAGCGGCATGCCTTGGAGCTGCGCTCAGCGAGTCTGGCGAACTCGATGCCCGCGTCGCTGTCGGTCGCCGGATCGGGTCACTCTACCAGCAGGTCGACGATCTCCTCGACTACTGCTCGGCGGGACACAGCGGAAAGCCTCCACTGCAGGATTACCGACAGGGGAAATGGACGTGGGTGCTTGGCGAGGCTCAGGTGTCTGACTTTGGACTTCCCCACGAACAGGTAGCAGAAGCGATCTTCGGCCAAAGCGGCCAAGGTCCGTCCGTGGCTGAACGCGTGATCAAGGTGCTCGAGGAAGCGCGGGACGAACTGGTGCCAGATGCCGCCTGGATGAGGGCGTGCCCTATCCTGCTGGAGAGTATCTTGAACGGGTGGGTGGATGCCGCCCGGAGTGGGGTCCGCGCGCAGGTGCAGAGCCTCGGCACTTCCGATCCGCAGAAGCTCCAGACCGTAGCTGACCCGGAGGCGGGCGCCTCGTATCACGCGCCCTCCGTTGAGGCTGTGGTGTTCGAAACCGCCCGGCGAGCGGGAGGCCCGGACGCGTGGCGAGCGTACTTCACGCGGCACGCTCGCACGTTCAGCTTGGCGGCGCGCTTGTTCCCGCCAGGACCCGCAAGGCAGGTCGAAGGGCTCTATGCTTATTGCAGAGTCACCGACGACCTCGTCGACGACCCCATTGTCCCAGCCTCTAACGACGTCCTCCAGTGTCGACTCGACCTCTGGCGTACCCTGAGTAAAGCCGCCTACGAGGGTGACAGAACAGGTGTTCCCGTTCTCGACTTCGTCATGAAGGAGGCATCTCTCGCATCAGTCGACTGGCTCTACCCGGAGGCACTTCTCGACGGTGTCGAGATGGATCTTACTGAATGCCGTTACGAGGATTGGAAGGCACTCGAGCGCTACACGTTCGGGGTGGCGGGCTCGGTAGGTGGCTGGATGACCCAGCTCTTCGGAATCACCGATCCGGAGACCCTGGACCGAGCGCACGCGCTCGGGCACGCACTGCAACTCACCAACATCGCCCGCGACGTTGGTGAGGACTTGAAACGCGGTCGAGTATATCTGCCCCGAGTTCTCCTGAACCGCCACGGCTTCTCGACCGATGACCTTCACAGTTGGCAGGTGATCGGCGGTCCCGTTCCGGGGTCGTATCGTGCGGCGGTCGAAGAACTCCTGACGGTGGCAGACAATTACTACGAGGTAGCACGTCCGGGAATCTCCGGGCTTCCGATGTTCTTCCGACGTCCCGTCGCAGCAGCAGCTGAGGCGTATCGGGGAATCGGGCAAGAAATTCGCCGAAATGGCCACGACAATCTGAACCACCGGGCATACACACGGGCTGGTCGCAAGTTGATCCTGGGCGCCCGCGGGATTCTGATGGCCAGACAGTATGCTGGGCAGCGCCGCCGGCGGCACGGAGGAATAACGACATGA
- a CDS encoding DUF2141 domain-containing protein, giving the protein MAQKTSRVRTGAIRAATVLLVALTGSAASADEQLEAQVSQTEELVPPHYDLVVEISGIESIAGELRIAVFDSPATFVDEPLVSEVIPVERTTAVWSVRLPAGRYAVAVIHDEDSNGKLNTNFLGMPRERYGFSNQARGRFGAPSFKDASFELEAGTASRMVEVR; this is encoded by the coding sequence ATGGCTCAGAAAACAAGCCGGGTACGAACCGGGGCGATCCGAGCGGCCACCGTCCTTCTGGTCGCATTGACCGGATCAGCAGCTTCCGCAGATGAACAGTTGGAGGCGCAGGTTTCACAGACAGAGGAATTGGTCCCTCCGCACTACGACCTGGTAGTGGAGATCTCCGGGATCGAGTCGATCGCGGGTGAACTCCGGATCGCCGTCTTCGACTCGCCCGCGACGTTCGTGGACGAACCGTTGGTCTCAGAGGTGATTCCGGTAGAGCGCACAACCGCAGTGTGGAGCGTGCGACTGCCCGCTGGGCGCTATGCAGTCGCCGTCATTCATGACGAAGACAGCAATGGCAAGCTGAACACCAACTTTCTCGGCATGCCTCGCGAGCGTTATGGCTTCTCAAACCAGGCCCGGGGACGCTTCGGTGCCCCCTCCTTTAAGGACGCCAGCTTCGAGCTTGAAGCCGGAACCGCTTCTCGAATGGTAGAGGTCCGCTAG
- a CDS encoding sodium:proton antiporter produces the protein MNDSFVVGLVSVAVLGGVAQWLGWRLRLPAILLLLLFGMAAGPDGIGLVPTDAMFGDLLLPFVAVSVAILLFEGALTLHLPELGAQSWVVAKLVTIGAAVTWVLAAVAAHFVLGLSWSLAILIGAVLTVTGPTVVLPLLRQIRPTGAGGAVLKWEGILIDPIGAVLAVLVFEALVDGGVSPAFIGIAKTIFAGGAFGVLPALFLVVCLQRYWIPDHLHAVAALTFALLGYQLANTFQHESGLLAVTVMGVVLANQRRVDISHITEFKENLQVFIISALFILLAARVRWADLQELLVPEFGIFLGILVLVVRPLAVALCTGGGGLSRRDRIFLSAMAPRGVVAAAVTAVFALRLEEEGFAGAERLVPLMFMVIAGTVAIYGLLGRPLALRLGLAERNPNGFVLVGAHRLARSLAHALMQADLPVLLVDTNVGLVETARDEGLAVYHGSVLSDQADEELELPGIGKLLALTANDEVNALSARHFVHLFGRQNLYQLSPGRRPHGGASELSSDLRARVLGDDDLTFAALEERMRAGSRFKSTILADEDGMEGWWAEHGEHAVPFIAVARSGEVTVASQGRALDPKSGDTLIGLTGAPASEPATRS, from the coding sequence GTGAATGACTCATTCGTCGTCGGGCTCGTTTCCGTCGCAGTGCTTGGCGGAGTGGCACAGTGGCTCGGGTGGCGCCTGCGTCTCCCCGCGATCCTGCTCCTGCTGCTCTTTGGGATGGCAGCCGGACCCGACGGGATTGGGCTCGTGCCAACGGACGCAATGTTTGGGGACCTGCTTCTCCCATTCGTGGCCGTCTCCGTTGCGATCCTGCTGTTTGAGGGCGCCCTGACGCTGCACCTGCCGGAGCTTGGCGCTCAGTCTTGGGTTGTGGCGAAGTTGGTCACGATCGGGGCGGCTGTGACGTGGGTACTGGCTGCGGTAGCCGCTCACTTCGTTCTGGGCTTGTCCTGGTCTCTCGCGATTCTCATTGGTGCCGTGCTCACCGTCACTGGCCCCACCGTGGTTCTTCCCCTCCTGCGTCAGATTCGCCCCACCGGGGCCGGCGGAGCTGTCCTGAAGTGGGAAGGCATACTCATTGACCCGATCGGTGCAGTCCTCGCCGTTCTCGTGTTTGAGGCACTGGTCGACGGCGGTGTCAGCCCCGCGTTCATCGGCATTGCGAAGACGATTTTCGCGGGTGGCGCTTTTGGAGTTCTGCCTGCGTTGTTCCTGGTCGTATGTCTCCAGCGCTACTGGATTCCCGATCATCTGCACGCGGTGGCAGCTTTGACCTTCGCGCTCCTCGGGTACCAGCTGGCGAACACGTTCCAGCATGAGTCGGGCCTCCTCGCGGTGACGGTCATGGGTGTGGTGCTGGCTAATCAGCGCCGCGTCGATATCAGCCATATCACCGAATTCAAGGAGAACCTACAGGTCTTTATCATCTCAGCGCTGTTCATTCTGCTGGCGGCCCGGGTGCGCTGGGCTGATCTGCAGGAGCTGCTGGTGCCCGAATTTGGAATTTTTCTTGGGATCCTGGTCCTCGTCGTGCGCCCGCTCGCAGTGGCTTTATGCACTGGAGGCGGTGGACTCTCTCGGAGAGACCGGATCTTTCTGTCTGCCATGGCTCCCAGGGGTGTGGTAGCTGCGGCGGTTACGGCGGTTTTTGCACTCCGCCTGGAGGAAGAGGGTTTCGCCGGAGCCGAGAGGCTGGTTCCGCTCATGTTCATGGTGATCGCAGGTACGGTTGCGATCTATGGACTGCTCGGGCGTCCGCTTGCTCTCAGGCTCGGCCTCGCAGAGCGCAATCCCAATGGATTCGTTCTGGTCGGGGCACATCGCCTGGCGCGCTCGCTCGCGCACGCGCTCATGCAGGCCGACCTGCCGGTGCTCCTCGTCGATACGAACGTCGGGCTGGTCGAGACTGCCAGAGACGAAGGCCTGGCCGTTTATCACGGCAGTGTGTTGAGTGATCAGGCAGACGAGGAGCTCGAGTTGCCAGGGATCGGCAAGCTGCTGGCGCTCACCGCGAATGACGAAGTGAACGCCCTGTCCGCGCGGCACTTCGTACACCTCTTCGGTCGACAGAACCTCTACCAGCTCTCGCCAGGTCGGCGCCCGCACGGGGGGGCGTCCGAATTGTCATCAGATCTGAGAGCCCGCGTGCTCGGCGACGACGATTTGACGTTTGCGGCGCTGGAGGAGCGGATGAGGGCCGGCTCTCGATTCAAGTCGACGATTCTGGCCGATGAGGACGGAATGGAAGGATGGTGGGCGGAGCACGGCGAGCACGCGGTGCCGTTCATCGCAGTGGCCAGATCTGGTGAGGTCACAGTGGCAAGTCAGGGCAGGGCCCTCGATCCGAAATCCGGTGATACGCTGATTGGTCTGACCGGCGCCCCCGCGAGCGAGCCGGCGACGAGGTCCTAG